A genomic segment from Marinifilum sp. JC120 encodes:
- a CDS encoding PAS domain S-box protein, translating into MRETKITIFKYMAVVACLFLILDVFIQYQLYQRYRNDQKFSVYHQTAAIRAQLEKEVNSNLLLIQGLADYVSYHPELRTSELESYCQGMIFKSKLIKNIGVAPDYIVDYVYPLEGNEAVLGMDYRFHPDQWEQVKQVHDTGKMIVAGPIDLVQGGKGFVGRVPVFVRSNEYFWGIVSAVIDLDELFVRADLSSTHNLNIAVRGVDGKGADGSVFYGDPELFDPGKRAVLTQVSLSNGSWQLAVMPDGGWGVIPPGSLILHAVLFLFALSISFFIYKTITKNAEVEMVKTSLSEAQSIAHLGNWSMDLLSGKIWWSNETYQIFGVVKGEYTPSKRGFFSKLVYHKDRKLVSDAYLQSMESGESYSLDHRIVRPDGEVRYVSERGRFNYNAEGEPIRSYGTIHDITERQLMETELRESKVRFDHVTNKLSRKFIFFSHTIYGEFLRLSEGFVHLGYGSAESGIGKRWIDLVDFAPDSLTKAMEMNEQVISGKSDTVEYELEFTTPDGNERCMSVFGYMAYDFERDENVFEGVAIDITERKEREERLKILTRAIENAPVSVVITDTEGDITYVNPYFCKETGYSKEEALGENPRVLKSGKHDEVFYKEMWDTIVRGQTWRGNIVNRKKDDSLYWESASISPVYNEKNELVSYVAVKEDISDQKELERLKADVDLIMRHDLKTPLNGIIGLPGLLCMDDNLTEQQHELLKTIENSGKSMLHMIDMSLDMFKMETGKYDYYPLQVDVMSVARQVVDHCRSKISAQKVTVEMLSSGDSDGGSLIVWGEERLIYSLISGLLTNAIEASPSGEKVVIEFMRNGNSKISFRNTGVVPEQIRDVFFQKYVTYGKDSGTGLGTYSAKLMADAMQYEIEMTTFDERNETVVVITIPEERPE; encoded by the coding sequence ATGCGCGAAACAAAGATTACTATTTTTAAATATATGGCAGTTGTGGCCTGTTTATTTCTGATACTGGATGTGTTCATCCAGTATCAGCTTTACCAGCGTTACAGAAATGATCAGAAATTTTCTGTTTATCACCAGACTGCGGCAATTCGAGCTCAACTTGAAAAGGAAGTGAATAGTAATCTTTTACTGATTCAAGGATTGGCTGACTATGTCTCATACCATCCTGAATTGCGCACGAGTGAACTGGAAAGTTACTGCCAGGGAATGATTTTCAAGTCGAAACTGATCAAGAATATCGGCGTAGCACCTGACTACATTGTTGATTATGTCTATCCACTTGAAGGTAATGAGGCCGTTCTTGGAATGGATTACAGATTTCATCCTGATCAGTGGGAGCAGGTAAAACAGGTTCATGATACTGGAAAAATGATTGTGGCCGGGCCGATTGATCTGGTTCAGGGCGGTAAGGGTTTTGTAGGCAGGGTTCCAGTTTTTGTGCGTTCCAATGAATATTTTTGGGGGATAGTTTCGGCGGTTATTGATTTGGATGAACTTTTTGTTCGTGCCGATTTATCCAGCACTCATAATTTAAATATTGCTGTACGCGGGGTGGATGGCAAGGGAGCTGACGGGTCTGTTTTTTACGGAGATCCCGAATTGTTTGATCCTGGAAAAAGAGCTGTACTGACGCAGGTTTCCCTTTCAAACGGCTCGTGGCAGCTTGCAGTCATGCCTGATGGCGGGTGGGGGGTAATTCCTCCCGGATCGCTTATCCTGCATGCGGTATTGTTCTTATTTGCTTTGAGTATTTCTTTTTTCATCTACAAGACCATCACCAAAAATGCTGAAGTTGAAATGGTCAAAACCAGTCTCAGTGAAGCACAGTCAATTGCCCATCTGGGAAATTGGTCCATGGATCTTTTAAGCGGTAAAATATGGTGGTCAAACGAGACCTACCAAATCTTCGGTGTGGTCAAGGGAGAATATACTCCGTCTAAAAGAGGTTTCTTTTCCAAGCTGGTTTATCACAAGGATCGAAAGCTTGTCAGTGATGCTTATCTTCAATCAATGGAGAGTGGGGAGTCGTATTCTTTGGACCACAGGATTGTGAGGCCTGATGGGGAAGTAAGATATGTTTCAGAGCGAGGCAGGTTCAATTACAACGCAGAAGGTGAGCCGATCCGTTCTTATGGAACTATCCATGATATCACTGAACGGCAGTTGATGGAAACTGAACTCAGGGAAAGCAAAGTCCGTTTTGATCACGTTACCAATAAGCTCAGCAGGAAGTTTATTTTTTTCTCGCATACAATTTATGGAGAATTTCTGCGTTTAAGTGAAGGTTTTGTCCATTTAGGGTATGGTTCGGCAGAAAGTGGGATAGGTAAACGGTGGATTGATTTGGTTGATTTTGCACCAGATTCTTTGACTAAAGCCATGGAGATGAATGAACAGGTGATATCCGGTAAATCTGATACCGTGGAGTATGAGCTTGAGTTTACAACCCCGGACGGTAACGAACGTTGCATGTCTGTGTTCGGTTATATGGCTTATGATTTTGAGCGGGATGAGAATGTCTTTGAAGGTGTCGCCATTGATATTACTGAGCGCAAGGAACGCGAGGAAAGGCTGAAAATTCTTACCCGGGCTATTGAAAACGCCCCGGTCTCTGTTGTAATTACTGATACTGAAGGTGATATAACATATGTGAATCCTTATTTCTGCAAAGAAACAGGTTATTCAAAAGAAGAAGCTCTGGGTGAGAATCCAAGGGTCCTCAAATCCGGTAAGCATGACGAAGTGTTCTACAAAGAGATGTGGGACACTATTGTAAGAGGGCAGACTTGGCGCGGTAACATTGTTAACAGGAAGAAGGATGATTCGTTATACTGGGAATCTGCTTCTATCTCTCCTGTATATAATGAAAAAAATGAATTGGTCAGTTACGTTGCGGTAAAGGAAGATATCAGCGATCAGAAAGAGCTTGAACGGCTTAAGGCTGATGTTGACCTCATTATGCGCCATGATTTGAAAACTCCGTTAAACGGTATTATCGGCCTGCCGGGATTGTTGTGCATGGATGATAACCTGACAGAACAGCAGCACGAACTTCTCAAGACTATTGAAAATTCCGGTAAGAGCATGTTGCACATGATTGATATGTCGCTGGATATGTTCAAAATGGAAACTGGGAAATATGATTATTATCCTTTGCAAGTGGACGTAATGAGTGTGGCAAGGCAGGTTGTTGATCATTGCAGATCAAAGATATCCGCCCAGAAAGTTACAGTTGAAATGCTGAGTTCAGGAGATAGCGATGGCGGGTCGCTTATTGTCTGGGGTGAGGAAAGATTGATTTATTCTCTTATTTCCGGTTTGCTGACCAACGCCATTGAAGCCTCGCCTTCCGGGGAAAAAGTAGTTATCGAATTTATGCGTAACGGAAACAGCAAAATTTCTTTTCGCAATACCGGGGTTGTGCCTGAGCAGATAAGAGATGTTTTTTTCCAAAAATATGTGACCTATGGTAAAGATAGCGGTACCGGACTTGGTACTTATTCAGCAAAGCTTATGGCTGATGCCATGCAATATGAAATTGAAATGACGACTTTTGATGAGCGTAACGAAACAGTGGTAGTCATAACGATTCCTGAAGAAAGGCCTGAATAA
- a CDS encoding response regulator: MECKRKILVVDDEPHNIMLLEGILSKLGHDVVGAENAIVALEKLDRSFDLVLSDVMMPVMNGFEFVAKIRGNTETQNIPVIMVTTLSQKGDRLKAVEVGANDFITKPIDIVELKVRTESMLRQKAQQDEIAAFQFDLHEMVESRTLELREALSKLDEAHVETIHHLCAAAEYKDEETANHLIRMAEYSRILAEKSGLDKETVQLIHTSSPMHDIGKIGIPDRILLKPAKLTPKEWDVMKSHAVIGGSILSMGSSEYIDMGAVIALSHHEKWDGSGYPSGLSGDDIPIPGRICAVADVFDALTSRRPYKEAFSVEKSLEIMKQGRGVHFDPNLIDIFFANLDEILAIKESCAD, translated from the coding sequence ATGGAGTGCAAAAGAAAAATACTAGTTGTAGATGACGAGCCGCATAACATTATGTTGCTTGAAGGTATTTTGAGCAAACTTGGTCACGACGTGGTCGGAGCTGAAAATGCTATTGTGGCCCTTGAAAAGCTGGATCGATCCTTCGATCTTGTGCTCAGTGACGTGATGATGCCGGTCATGAACGGCTTTGAATTTGTGGCAAAAATCCGGGGAAATACCGAAACTCAAAACATACCGGTAATAATGGTCACAACCCTTTCTCAAAAAGGTGACCGGCTCAAAGCGGTTGAGGTGGGAGCCAACGATTTTATCACCAAACCCATCGATATTGTAGAACTTAAAGTGCGTACCGAATCTATGTTGCGCCAGAAAGCGCAGCAGGATGAAATCGCTGCTTTTCAGTTTGATTTACATGAAATGGTGGAAAGCCGGACCCTTGAATTACGCGAAGCCCTGTCCAAGCTTGATGAAGCACATGTTGAGACTATTCATCATCTTTGTGCGGCAGCTGAGTATAAAGATGAGGAAACAGCTAATCATTTAATCAGAATGGCTGAATATAGTCGCATTCTTGCTGAAAAGAGCGGCCTTGATAAAGAAACCGTTCAATTAATCCATACCAGCAGTCCCATGCATGATATCGGTAAGATAGGTATTCCGGATCGTATTTTACTTAAGCCCGCCAAACTTACGCCCAAAGAGTGGGATGTTATGAAAAGTCACGCCGTTATTGGGGGAAGTATTCTTTCCATGGGCAGCTCCGAATATATTGATATGGGGGCAGTTATCGCCTTGAGTCATCATGAGAAATGGGACGGTTCCGGGTATCCTTCCGGTTTGTCCGGGGATGATATTCCTATCCCGGGAAGGATTTGCGCTGTTGCGGATGTTTTTGACGCTTTGACCAGCCGCCGCCCGTATAAGGAAGCCTTTTCTGTTGAGAAATCCCTCGAGATTATGAAGCAAGGACGTGGGGTGCATTTTGATCCTAATCTGATTGATATTTTTTTTGCTAATCTTGATGAGATACTCGCCATTAAAGAGAGTTGTGCTGACTGA
- a CDS encoding efflux RND transporter periplasmic adaptor subunit has product MKHIMIRTAVIYILLIQAGWVGPSASEALAASGKTFKASQASRVITLTGFTRPRVAMTLVSEESAVCTKVYSDVGDTMGKSGRFAELDPTFIKLEIAQLQADFKRLRSDLNYYDKEAKRYTKLVKRNTAAQSELDLHIRNFESAESLLRSTQLKLNVDREHLRRYTLRGPAGWRVIKRYIEPGEWVNNGEKVAELGNFKTLLVPYALTIPELKKIRKSSNITLKLPDLSIKVPAKLERISPDFDPETRKVEVDFEISKGKFEFRGGLRTELDIEMPDPGGAVVVPKSALLKAYDDTFIVRPDGVRVKVLVLGDTEDGKVRVSSRAVKAGEEFLAKP; this is encoded by the coding sequence ATGAAACATATTATGATTAGAACAGCGGTTATTTATATATTGCTTATTCAAGCTGGATGGGTTGGTCCATCTGCATCGGAAGCATTAGCGGCGAGTGGTAAGACCTTCAAGGCCTCACAGGCTTCAAGGGTAATCACCCTGACCGGGTTTACCCGTCCGAGGGTTGCCATGACTCTTGTCAGTGAAGAGTCTGCCGTGTGTACCAAGGTGTACTCCGATGTAGGTGATACAATGGGAAAGAGCGGACGTTTTGCCGAACTAGACCCCACCTTTATCAAGCTTGAGATAGCGCAATTACAGGCTGATTTTAAGCGACTCCGTTCTGATTTGAATTATTATGATAAGGAAGCCAAGCGCTATACCAAGTTGGTTAAGAGAAATACAGCTGCTCAATCTGAGCTGGATCTTCATATTCGTAATTTTGAATCAGCGGAATCACTGCTCCGTTCCACTCAGCTCAAGTTGAATGTGGATCGCGAACATTTGCGTCGCTATACCCTGCGCGGACCTGCTGGATGGCGGGTGATCAAGCGTTATATTGAACCGGGAGAATGGGTTAACAATGGTGAGAAAGTAGCCGAGCTGGGTAATTTTAAAACTCTCCTTGTGCCCTACGCTCTGACTATTCCAGAACTCAAGAAGATCCGTAAATCAAGTAATATAACTCTCAAGCTGCCTGACCTTTCCATTAAAGTTCCTGCCAAACTGGAACGCATCTCTCCGGATTTTGACCCTGAAACCCGCAAAGTGGAAGTGGATTTTGAAATTAGCAAGGGCAAGTTTGAATTCCGAGGGGGCTTAAGAACCGAACTGGATATTGAAATGCCCGATCCCGGCGGGGCTGTAGTGGTTCCCAAGTCCGCACTACTTAAAGCCTATGATGATACTTTTATCGTTCGCCCGGATGGTGTGCGGGTAAAAGTTCTCGTGCTTGGTGATACTGAAGATGGAAAAGTCAGGGTCTCATCACGGGCTGTAAAAGCAGGCGAAGAATTTTTAGCTAAGCCATAG